A portion of the Nitratidesulfovibrio termitidis HI1 genome contains these proteins:
- a CDS encoding type Z 30S ribosomal protein S14: MSRTSLEVKAQRKPKFSARAYNRCPVCGRPRAYMRKFGLCRICFRNMALRGELPGVRKSSW; the protein is encoded by the coding sequence TTGTCTCGTACATCGCTTGAAGTGAAGGCGCAGCGCAAGCCCAAGTTCTCCGCCCGCGCCTACAACCGTTGTCCGGTCTGCGGCCGCCCGCGTGCCTACATGCGCAAGTTCGGTCTTTGCCGTATCTGCTTCCGCAACATGGCCCTGCGCGGCGAACTGCCCGGCGTTCGCAAGTCGAGCTGGTAA
- the rpsH gene encoding 30S ribosomal protein S8 — MLTDPIADMLTRIRNAHLALHKEVSVPRSKIKESIAAILKQEGYIEDVATEEAEIKISLKYFKGKPVISGLKRVSKPGRRVYVGSTDIPKVQNGLGICILSTSSGVLAGTQARDRKVGGELLCEIW; from the coding sequence ATGCTGACTGATCCTATTGCTGATATGCTTACGCGTATCCGCAACGCACACTTGGCCCTGCACAAGGAAGTGAGTGTGCCGCGCTCGAAGATCAAGGAATCCATCGCCGCCATCCTGAAGCAGGAAGGTTACATCGAAGATGTGGCGACGGAAGAGGCCGAGATCAAGATCTCCCTCAAGTATTTCAAAGGCAAGCCGGTCATTTCCGGCCTGAAGCGGGTGAGCAAGCCCGGCCGCCGGGTGTATGTCGGTTCCACCGACATCCCCAAGGTCCAGAACGGCCTTGGCATCTGCATTCTGTCCACCTCCAGCGGTGTCCTTGCGGGCACGCAGGCCCGCGACCGCAAGGTCGGCGGCGAACTGCTCTGCGAAATCTGGTAG